In the Mus pahari chromosome 19, PAHARI_EIJ_v1.1, whole genome shotgun sequence genome, one interval contains:
- the LOC110337095 gene encoding beta-defensin 3 has translation MRIHYLLFAFLLVLLSPLAAFSQKINNPVSCMKKGGKCWNRCIGNTRQIGSCGVPLLKCCRR, from the exons ATGAGGATCCATTACCTTCTCTTTGCATTTCTCCTGGTGCTGCTGTCTCCACTTGCAG CTTTTAGCCAAAAAATCAACAATCCAGTAAGTTGCATGAAGAAAGGAGGCAAATGCTGGAATCGGTGCATTGGCAATACTCGTCAGATTGGCAGTTGTGGAGTTCCCTTGCTCAAATGCTGCAGGAGATAA